A single Grus americana isolate bGruAme1 unplaced genomic scaffold, bGruAme1.mat scaffold_339, whole genome shotgun sequence DNA region contains:
- the LOC129200595 gene encoding olfactory receptor 14J1-like, with protein sequence MAYDRYVAICKPLHYGTLLGSRACAHMAAAAWGSGFLTALLHTANTFSLPLCHGNAVDQFFCEIPQILKLSCSDAYLREVGLIVVSACLGFGCFVFIVVSYVQIFRAVLRIPSEQGRHKAFSTCLPHLAVVSMFISTGIFAYLKTPSMSSPSLDLVMAVLYSVVPPAVNPLIYSMRNQELK encoded by the coding sequence atggcctacgaccgctacgttgccatctgcaaacccctgcactacgggaccctcctgggcagcagagcttgtgcccacatggcagcagctgcctggggcagtgggtttctcactgctctgctgcacacggccaatacattttccctacccctctgccatggcaatgctgtggaccagttcttctgtgaaatcccccagatcctcaagctctcctgctcagatgcctacctcagggaagttgggctaattgtggttagtgcctgtttaggatttgggtgttttgttttcattgtggtgtcctatgtgcagatcttcagggccgtgctgaggatcccctctgagcagggacggcacaaagccttttccacatgcctccctcacctggccgtggtctcaatgtttatcagcactggcaTATTTGCCTACCTGAAGACCCCCTCcatgtcctccccatccctggatctGGTAATGGCAGTTCTTTACTCGGTGGTACCTCCAGCCGTGAATCctctcatctacagcatgaggaaccaggagctcaag